The Brassica napus cultivar Da-Ae chromosome C7, Da-Ae, whole genome shotgun sequence genomic interval ACAATTAATCAACAAAACCTTATCCCCTATCccctttcttctctcttctctccccCTTTTCTAACAAACCCGATAAACCCTAATCAGGGCTTATCATATACCAACTGTTCTTATCTTTCATCTTTGCTCATGACTAGCAATGGATCTTTGATCTTCAACATCTTGGTCTCTAGGATGCCCAAACACAAATCAGATACGACCACACACTTCATGTCCACGGCCGAAGATTGCGACTCCTCGGTGTATATATGCTTTCGTGTTGGTCAATTAAAAAGTTTCCTCCAATTACCTTACCAAAGTTACTGCAGTTTCCCTGGTAAGTTCCTATTTTGCTTTCTTATTTTCTGATGTTGAGCTTTCTCACGGTTTATTACTTTAGACGATTCTGACCCTTCAACCTTTCCAATTTATTTGATAGTGACTTCTTTAGACAGACCAGCTTCTTTGGTGTACCGATGCACCTCCTCAAATGCTTAGAATATACTGGTCTCCCTTCAGCTTCTTGGACAGGAACCATTCACTTCCTCAGCTGTTTAAGACgatccctccttttaagctatTCCTTTTGCTACTTCACACCACAAATACTCGTCTCCCTTCAGCTACTTGAGCTGTTTAAGACTTTCTCTGCCCGTTGATCTGTTTCTTCTTTTGCCAACCTAGATACTCGTCTCCCTTCAGCATCTCTTGTTGTTTAAGACGTTTTCTCAGGTGACCCTTCAACTTTAAATTTCCTTTCATCCGACTGCATAATACCTTTGAGTGAATTGTTCTTGCGTTTCAACTGCTCCACCTTGAGCTGAAACCCTTTGCCTCGCATCCATACTCACAGGTAACTCTTTAAACTCCACCTTGAGTTTTCCATTATCAATATAAACCCGAAACTGATTTGTTTCTCCTCCTCTGCCTCTGCGAGCTTGAGGCAGCGCTGATAATGGAGTTACCTGGAGCGTCTTTCTTCTTAGGCGATTATGGAACAGCAGAGAACCTGAAACTCGTTTCCAGGTACTGCTTTTCTTTGTAAACCATCTTGATTATTGGTATGGATCTTAGATGGTGTTGCATCTCCTGTAACTCTCTCTCCGAAGATACCATCCtccaatatttttgaaacttttcccTCAGCTTCATTCCCAAGTTCCATATCCACGTTCTCCTCAGCCTCCTTTAAACACTTTTGATCCTTGCTTTTCGATTCTTCTTTCATATTAAGCTTTTCCGGTGCAGCCAAAATGTGTGCTAAGAGATCACCATCCTTATGTCTTACTTCCTTTTTAAACAAAGAATCATCCCTTGAAGATTCTGTCCGAGACTCTTCATTTCTCGCCTTAGACtcaatttcttttgtttttttttacaagaaaGAGTCTCCACCTTGAGCTGATGAGTCTTTTGTTTCAAAACCAAATGGAGTAGGTCCCTGAATCAGACTTGTAGAAAACGTCAACTTCTTTGAATTCTTCTTTCTGATTTCTTTCTCCACTTTAGGCATGTTCTTCTTACTCTTAGCAATTGTACCCTGTAGATAATAAACTCCATCGTGATATTTTCCTGATATCACcttcttattatttttgtagAAGTGCACCATGAAGTTGCTTTCTTTATACCTGCAACCTGATTTTTCTAACATCCCATAGGAAATTAAATTTCTACTCACCTCCGGTATGTATCTAACACCCGTTAGTATCACTTCAGAGCCATCTGAATTCTGAATCTTTATTTTCCCAATTTCCTTGATGTCACATTGAGTGTTATTAGCCATTAACACTGAACCACCATTGAACTCCTTGAGATCAAACATAACCTCCTTGTTTGATGTACTATGATAAGAACATCTAGAATCCATGATCCATTTTTGCTTAGTGTCTTGCACACTAGCTGTTAACACTAACGGTTGCTTCGGCTCCGTCGCAATGTTTGCAGATTCTCTATGTCTCCTCTCAGAACATTCTCTTTTCCAGtgttcttcttctccacagaTAAAACAACTTGTTTTGCTTTTATCGAACTTTTGCCTTGACTTAGATCTGCCTCTGCCGTTAGATTTTCCTCTATAACCCTTTTTCTCTGATATGCCCCTTGATTCCTCCACGTACAAACCCTCTGCATCAGACCTGGATTTATTCAGAAATCCCTTTTCCTTTAACTCCACTTCTTTGGAGTATGCTGAATTAATCACGTCGCTCATGGTAAGAGTTTCTTTAGCAGTCCCGTACTTGAGCGTGTCAACTAGTGAATCAAATTGCTGGGGCAAGCTAGACAGAACTTGAATTGCCTGGTCTTCATCGCTGATGTTGATGTTAAGACTTGCAAGATCTGAAACTAGCTTAAGAAAAATATCTAGGTTTTCCTCGATGCTCTTGTGATCATCCATCTTGAAGCTCGCAAACCTTTGCTTCAAGTAGTAGATCCTATTAGGAAGTGTCTTCGTTTGGTAATCTCTTTCCAAAGCCTTCCAAACTCCTAACGCAGTCGTTTCCTTCATCACCTTACGCAGAACCAAATTTCCTAGACTCATGCATATAAtattctttgtctttttgtCCTTCAGCAAATCCACTTTGAATTCTGGAAGTTCTTTGTCTTTCTCTATGTCTATATCAGACGGCGTGACCGTAACTTCCTGAATCGTAGAATCTAACCCTAGAAGCTCCAACTGCATTAGCATCTTGTACTTCCATAACCCGAAATCACCTTTTCCATCAAATATCTCAACCTTGAACTTTCCGGACATTGATTCCATATCTCCTCCTAGCACTTGCAATCAAACCTggattgctctgataccacttgttaggTTTTAAACCTTACTTTGTGCTTAAAACTTGAGATTAAATCAATACCCAAAACTTGTATTCCCTTTATTCACTCTCAATGAATATCCTTACAAGAACTAATTAGAAATCACAGCTCGGTTAAAACTAAAACACAAGACTCGAACTTATGAATTAGTAACTTTCTTGATTTCTCTTACTTTCTAACTCTAGGTCTCTATGCTTTTCTTTCGGATGATTTCATAAAGCTGTGACgtctcttctttatatatattccACTATCTTCCTTTTAGTATATGGATTTGGTCAATCTTTCCTTTTTCTATTATGTAAAGTTAATAGCCGAAATATGTAGGAGCATGAGATGCAAACAATGGACTTCAATACGGACTGGGATGTAGAGAGACAATTGGATTAGAGTTAGTTGGGCCCATCTTCAACACCTTCTTTATTATTCTGTTATAATACTTGGTGACATAATAATACAGAGTACCCATCTTGCACTTTCAGTTGCTTCTTGTATTAGTATAAGCGTAGAGTTGATATATGGGTACTTATTTTGTGGCTCAAAAGTACGGTTATGGTacggagaaaacaaagattAGTGTTCTGTTTCTGTATTAATATGTAGTTATGGTATGGAAAGGACAAAGATTAGTGTTCTGTTTTCTGTATTAATATTTACCAATGTTGTAATGTAAGCAAAAAAAATCACTTCTCTACCTACTTCTGTCCCTCTTCTCATAAAATTTATGCACAAATAGTTCCtttgtttttctctttgttAGCCAAGAACAAAACAGAATATGAAACAAACATGAAGATAATCTCAGATTAATACACAAATCATACACACAACATACTTCCATTAAAAAAAAGTCTTGGTgtctgttttttctttcttccatATTCAAGCGTCTTGAGCGGACAAGAAGGCATTAAAGTCATCCCTAGCCTTACGCAATCGTGGGGTGATACAAGACCGCGGCGAAGTAGGGCAAGAAACCGAAGCCGAAGAAGGTGTGGAAAATCTCACACGGCGTTGCGGTGAAGTCTCAGCCGATCTCTGGTAATCTCTTATTGACGACCGTGAAGTCACCAGTTCTTGCACATATCTTCCTCCGTTATCTTGCATCAGGGCTGTCGTCGAGGCCCAGGAACCGCATTCGAATATCTCGACCGAGGAGCGTGTTGAAACAGTAGAGTTAGTGAAAGAAGATGTACAGATCATCTTATTCTCCATCGAATCTTGGCATTTCGACTTTTGTTTCCCGAAGCCAGGTAGAGACAAACAGAAGGCGTTACATTTGAAATCTTCTTCCTTGCAGAAGGTTTTGTCCGAGTAACGAGACTTCCTCGTAAAATGGGATGATTCTTGGGGGCTAAGTTTCTTCCGGATCCTCATCGGCTCAGGGAGCATAGGAAGCGGTACGGCTGAGTCTCTAGGCGGAGGCATGGCTGGAGGTAATACCATTCTGAAGCTGTCTTCTCTTTCCGAAGGACGGGAGAAAATAGGACCCGTTGTTTTCTCACCCTCTAGAATTGCCTTCTTCACCAAGAAGTTAAGATAATAGTTAGGGTTAGGGCAAGGGTTTTCTTCAGGGAAAACTGTGAAACCCTTCCACTCGTTATCTGAGCCATCATCAAACGAAAGCATTGCCGGAGGAGGCATAcctaaattttgattttttgagaGATAGGTTTTGTAATTTGAAGTGAAAATATATGCAGAGGATAGATATTATAAGtagtagaataaaaaaaaattaaagaaagtgGGAAGCACGTCCAGGGCCGCGTGGTGATAGTAGTGACTTGCATTATAGGTCCTGTCTCTGTCTGATGATTTTGACATGTGGTTACTATCATGATTCATGTGTGTGTATAGATGCGAGGATCTTGTAATAGAATGAGGAtttaaggaaaaagaaaatatttgatttttcaaCTTTACGATGTTTGATGGAGACAGACAAAATGGTTTGCACGTATTTGTGACCTGATCCTTTGAGTTTTAAGTacattttgtgtgtgtgtgtgtgtgacagCTGCTGAAAACTGAAGAGAGTTCATCTACGTCGAACCTACTCATAGAATGCCAAGACTTGGATTAAgcataaaagaaaatgaaacttAAGAGATAAGTTAAAGACCTAATCCTTTTGaaattagaaattaggatttataatatgtttaggagttatctagatATGTTAATTAATAGGATTAGGAGTTATTAGACACTATATAAGAAGATATCGAAATGTGACATAGTTTATAAGAGTTTAGAGAATGAGAACTTAAGTTTTCACTTATTTTCTTATACTAATAATAAGAGAGTTATTCTTATTGATCTTTGaattctatatttggtatcGGAGTAAATGTAACATCTCTTTGGTCGTGAGTAATATGTACTATGGGAGATCTAACGGTTTCATCGGTGACTAGAGCTAAGGAAGGAGGAAAATCTTCATCGATAAAGTGTCCCATGTTAAACTCAACAAACTACACAGTACTGCAATAATAAAGAAGAAATTATTGAAGATACACAAAGTTTGGGGGCTAACAGAAATAGAAAGCAATGATAGTGAGAATCTCTGACATGCAAGATCTATTACTCTCCGACAGAAGGTAAACGCTTCTTCGATTTTTTTCTCCGCTCATACTCACAATATCATCTCTTTCTCATCTTGATTGAAGTTTAATTGCAGATAATTTATCAAGTGGACTGAAGAAGCCAAGTGCTCGTATTGGAGACGACGAACCCACTGCTTCATCTCTCGTTGGTGGTGGTATTAAATCTAAGGAGAAAGATGTTCGATGAGTACTTCATAGGTACGGAACTGGTAAGTTATATGATATTGAAAATCGATGAGGATGAGTACCTCATAGGTAAGGATGTTATATGAAAACGATGATTTTAGACAAGCTCCTTGCAGAACTTGGAGAAGCACTTGTGCTGGAAAACCTTCTTTATCCCTTCTCGAAGGAGAGAAAGTTAAACCTCAGCCTCAGCCGTGTGCGTTCTTAAACATTTGCTAAGTTAACATAATTGAGTTAGTGGGATTTTTAGTAAAACGGGAACCTCAATATTATCTTTTGTGATGAATCTCAGAAGGTCCATACGAGAGAGAAATAGAAGAAAAGCAGAGGAGTTTCTATACAAATCAATGGTATCCCTTAGAAGTTCTTGGCAGTGACAACCAATTGTATCAAAAACATATGTATTAGCTTTGATTCAGTCCACAACTTGTCAACGTGTCGTATCATAACAATAAAGAggtatggacaaaaaaaaactcttttggTAAGGGTTTTGATAACAGAGTCCGTGTCCACGTTTTGTGGTATAATTTTAGTAACATGAGTCCATGTATTGTTGTATAGTTTTATGGAATCAAAACAGAGAGTTTGTCCACCTTATCTACTATGAACACATTAACATCGCATGTCCACACATTACTCATCACTCATCCACACATCAACCGTCCACAATCATTCAACCACGCATCACATGTCCACAAATCACCTATCCACATATTACCTCAGTGTCCATAAGTATTGTTTCCATTAAGGGCAAAATTGTCCACAATTTGTCGCTGGCCCACAACAAAGTGTGTCACATGTACGAAGTGTTTCTAGGTgtaataaaaagtcaaaaagtGCCCCTTAATATAATCAACTCATAACAAAAATATGTCTCTTTGAGGTTTGTTTTTCCAATTTTTCTTGCATACTTGAAAGCAATCTAGCTACAAAATGTTTGTTATTTTGTATTTCAATTTGTTCAGGCGCGGTTGGGTGTGTTTCAGTTGAGATACATGTAATAGTGTTTGTTATCACTACAAGTACCTTATTCAAGCTTAACTTTGAGGACATGTAACTTACATTTCTTTAGTCCTCATACTTAAGTTTAAATAAGAAAGACAACAAAAActtcaattttttgttttgagtatTATTTATCCAGAGCTTCTTTTACACTGAAGAGCAAATTGTATTTGGAGTTGTTCAGGCGCGGTTGTGTGTTCCAAATGAGACACATGTAGTATTGTTTGTTTTCACTACATGTACCTTATTCATACTAAACTTTGACGATTGTTTTTTAGCATTCATAGTTAagtttaaataagaaataatACAAAAACTTAAATCTGTGGTTTGAGTTTTATTTATCCAATGCTTCTTTTTAGACTCATGagcaaataaaaattgtatttcgATTTGCTAAGACATGCATCGTTCGATTTGTTTCAAGCGAGGTACACGTAGCAATGTTTGTTATCATTACAATTTACAAGTACCTTATTCAAACTAAATTAACTGATCTTTGAGGATAGTAATcacaaacattttatttaagtcttcaaagttttttttaacgctgTATAATTATTCTATTACAAATTAGGAGAAATATTACATACGTTTGACAGTAAAAAATTATACCTAACTTATGAAGATTCACGTTTGACTGCATCATCTTAGTTGTCCTATGTAGGATTGAAACTCAGACTTCCGATGTAAAAGCATTAATGAACCTTAGTCGTGCCACTGGACTAAAGGAACTTTCACAAACCTTCAAAGTTTAGTTCATATAAAAAAGAGACAaaaacttgagtctttgttcTGAGTTTTATTTATCCAATGCTTCTTCCACACTCAAAAGCaaatcaaaatacaaaatgtTGCAATGGTACatatgatcatatcatcccttttgattgataaaaaacaaccaggataaaaattatatgtacaCAGATTCTGTTAAAAAGAGTCTGAGAACCTGACAAAAGCTTGAATTATATGTACACAGGAAAAATCCTAAgtttggtaaaaaaataaaaatcaaaccaaaatcgAAACGAAGCAATTCTAATGGATAGAGAAAAGGGAGTCTCTGCAGCTACAGCTATCTAGTGTAGAGACCGTTGCAGTATCCGTTGTTCTGTCTTACATCTGCCACGCCATTGGGAGCTTTCTTCGATTTCCGTTGACGAAAACGTCTTTTGGACCGTTACTAATCAGATGTTGATGAGCAGAGGATGGATTCATGACTGAGTCCTGAAccaaaataagaaagaaaagaatGTGAAAAGAGTACTATAGATAGAGACGAGGATTACTGTGCATAGATGTTTATTCATTTTGTGAGAAGGGTGTGAGGGATAGTCTTCTAACTAAAGGAGAGATGGACACTTTTTGTCAAACCCTAGGTTCGCAAGTGTAATCGATGTTCTTCATCGATATAATCGATGTTCTTCATCGATATAGTGCTCTGTTCATCCATCCTCTACACATCTAAAGATCATTTCAGATTTATCAAATATAGCATTTCACTGTTACATAAACAACAATtgtacttttttgttttttgtttgtttggcaCAATTTGTAGTCCGATTTATGCATTAGTTTCATGATATTAATGTGAGCTGGACATATATACACAATAAATTTGTCAACAAAACATAGTACAGGATTCAACAGCAAACCAGAACGTGACATGTTTACACTggacactacaaaaaaaagacattttcatattatttaacCACTTCAACAAAATTACTGAAAATCCAATGTAGCTATTACAATTATTGTCCTTTAAAGATTAAAGTATAAAACTTAAAACGTTCAACCAATTAACCATCTCTTACTGAATCTAGGAAATTAgttataagattttattatatacttaaCTATTTTGGATATGGATCATTTTGACAAGAAAATGTGATGAGtagatttatttaaaatttgtggAAACTACAGCTGATTTTGGAGTGACTTGGGAAATATAAACAAAAGACAGAACAGTTTTGCTTTTATCCTTTTGAGTACTTCTATTTCTCATCAATTTCAATGTTTTCAttcaatttttgttatttaatttaacAATTTGTATTATGTTTTAGTTTATCTCTCTGTGCAGCTGTGTTTCAATTAATTGCTTCATCATACAAAAACTACCTAATGTCAATACTATTTATATCACATATTATGCTTTTCTCTTATTTTCACACTAATGATCAATTCCTTTTAAACATTACTAATTTtcactattaaaaataatttattgcaTTTATTATGGGTTAATTCTAATTTTACCACAAACTTGAtacaatttttcaaatttaccttTTAAAGAatgattattttcataaataatttaaatttgtgatgaaaaatattaaactaactcttttaaataattttttattttttatttttaataatcatgtataaaagtttataatctCAACACTACcccttaaatactaaaccctatacaATAATAACTAACCCTTAAATTTAAGgggaattttcatttttaccatatTGTTGAtaccattattcatgtttatcttCATTAAAAGAATCTTTTCACAAATATCTTTTCACAAATATCTTCTTTATTAAGAGGCAAAATATTCTTATAAGTTAAACCCTACAGAGGGGaagttaatataaaaattattttacatgaatttatattaacttatgaaacatttaaaattattatgtattgaaaataatattataaacaaaaaataatggaaATAATTCTGAGATCATATTGTTattgttaataaatatttttgatttgaattaaAATGACAACAACTTTCATTATTCTCTATCgttaaataatacaatattaacaaaaataattaagaaaatgtaataatataaatattcttattatttctatttcaatttgacatagtaaaaaaataaagtttatacaaataatactatatttattttaagaagcttcaaatttttaaaaacattaacataattttttttctaaagaaccTAGAGTCCAGTAAGTAAAGAGCTTTTGTATTATTTGTATTGTTGTCAGTTTGTCACCATATAAATCCGGataatttgtaataaaatacaCAAATCATTATACATAAAAGATAATGAAATCAAATTCACGCTCCCTAGAAGTTAACTGAATGTACCTGCCAACCAGCTTCTATGCTGTTATGATACT includes:
- the LOC125590709 gene encoding uncharacterized protein LOC125590709, which encodes MPPPAMLSFDDGSDNEWKGFTVFPEENPCPNPNYYLNFLVKKAILEGEKTTGPIFSRPSEREDSFRMVLPPAMPPPRDSAVPLPMLPEPMRIRKKLSPQESSHFTRKSRYSDKTFCKEEDFKCNAFCLSLPGFGKQKSKCQDSMENKMICTSSFTNSTVSTRSSVEIFECGSWASTTALMQDNGGRYVQELVTSRSSIRDYQRSAETSPQRRVRFSTPSSASVSCPTSPRSCITPRLRKARDDFNAFLSAQDA